From the genome of Candidatus Eisenbacteria bacterium:
CTTTTCTTAGAGCCCTCAAGTCGCTCGAGAAGCCCGGCGCGCTCGGTCGCGACGAAAAGCTCGGGATCGAGATCGTGCGTCGCGCGCTCATGGAGCCGACCGTCACGATTGCGGCCAACGCCGGCCTCGAGGGGGGCACGATCGCGGCGCGCGTGATGGAGCAGGAAGGCGCCTTCGGATTCAACGCGGAGACCGGGCAGATCGAAGACCTGCTGAAGGCCGGGATCGTCGATCCGACGAAGGTCGCGCGCACCGCGCTCGAAAACGCGGCCTCGATCGGCGGACTCATCCTGACGACGGAAACCCTGGTCGCCGACAAGCCAGAGCCGCCCGAGAAGAAGGGGAAGCCGGAGGGACCGTAGGCCGTTTGGGCGTCAACGAGAGGCTCGTCTCTCGTCTCCGCCCGGCCCAAGCCCCGGAGGGTCTCGATGGATGTGATCCGCTTGCACGACGTCACCGTCTTCCCTCGCCTCGGTGTCGCCGAGATCGAGAAGGAGTGGGTTCAGAAGGTCACCCTGGATGTGGAGCTTCACCTGGACCTCTCCCCGGCAGTCTCCTCGGACGACGTCGCCCGGACCGTCGACTACGAGAAGATCTACGGGCGCATACGGGAGGTGGCCCATTCGCGGAAGTACCACCTGATCGAGTCGCTGGCGGGGGAGATCGCGGAGACGATTCTCAGCGAGTTCTCGGTCGGCAGGACGGTGGTGCGGGTAAGGAAGACGAATCTCCCCTTCGATGCGAACCTGAGCTGCGTCGAGGTCGAACTGGAGCGCGCCAGGGAGTGAGGGCGTTCGTAGGAGTCGGATCCAACTTGGGCGACCGCGCCGCGACCCTCTGCCACGCCCTCCAGGCCCTTCGCGCCCTCGCCGCGACGGGAAGCCTGCGCGCAAGCCATGTCTATGAGACCCGGCCCTGGGGGCTCCGCGAGCAGCCCGATTTCCTGAACGCGGTCGCGGTCTTCGACACGGAACTCGACGGGCTGACCCTCCTGGCGGCGCTGGGGGAGATGGAGAGAGCCGCCGGGAGGAGCGCTCCGGAGCGGCCCTGGGGACCGCGAACCCTCGACCTCGACATCCTGGACCTGGACGGGCGCGTCGTCGCGGACTCCGCGCTGACCCTTCCGCATCCGAGGATCGCGGAGCGGGCCTTCGTGCTGGTTCCTCTATGCGAGCTGGATCCCGACTGGAGGGACCCGTTGACAGGACGGACGGCGGCCGAGATGCTGGTCGCGTTGGATCCCGACCCATCCGAGGTTCGGCCGGTCGGGCGCTGTGATCCCGAGGAGGGACGATTCCTTGCAGGAGAGGCAGGACCCGAGCTTCCTCGCGATTGAGGGAGTCATCGGCGTCGGCAAGAGCACGCTCGCCAGACGGATCGCCGAGAGAATGAACGCGCGCCTCGTCCTCGAGGAGGTCGAGGAGAACCCCTTCCTGGACTCGTTCTATCGGGATCGCCGGCGTTACGCATTCTCGTGCCAGCTCTTCTTCCTTCTGTCGCGGTTCCGGCAGCAACGAGCCCTCGGTCAGGTCGATCTCTTCGACACGCGGATCGTCTGCGACTACATGTTCCGCAAGGACAGGATCTTCGCCACGTTGAACCTCGACGAGGATGAGATGGCCCTCTACGACCAAATCCTCCCCCTGCTCGAGCGAGAGCTGCCGCGTCCAGACCGCGTCGTCTACCTGCAGGCGAGCTTGGAAACGCTGCTGAAGAGAATCGAGAAGAGGGGTCGAGCCTTCGAGAGAGGGATCGATCCCGAGTACCTCAGGGAGCTCGGGGAGGCTTACAACCGCTTCTTTTTCCACTACGAGGAAGCT
Proteins encoded in this window:
- the folB gene encoding dihydroneopterin aldolase gives rise to the protein MDVIRLHDVTVFPRLGVAEIEKEWVQKVTLDVELHLDLSPAVSSDDVARTVDYEKIYGRIREVAHSRKYHLIESLAGEIAETILSEFSVGRTVVRVRKTNLPFDANLSCVEVELERARE
- the folK gene encoding 2-amino-4-hydroxy-6-hydroxymethyldihydropteridine diphosphokinase, which encodes MRAFVGVGSNLGDRAATLCHALQALRALAATGSLRASHVYETRPWGLREQPDFLNAVAVFDTELDGLTLLAALGEMERAAGRSAPERPWGPRTLDLDILDLDGRVVADSALTLPHPRIAERAFVLVPLCELDPDWRDPLTGRTAAEMLVALDPDPSEVRPVGRCDPEEGRFLAGEAGPELPRD
- a CDS encoding deoxynucleoside kinase; protein product: MQERQDPSFLAIEGVIGVGKSTLARRIAERMNARLVLEEVEENPFLDSFYRDRRRYAFSCQLFFLLSRFRQQRALGQVDLFDTRIVCDYMFRKDRIFATLNLDEDEMALYDQILPLLERELPRPDRVVYLQASLETLLKRIEKRGRAFERGIDPEYLRELGEAYNRFFFHYEEAPLLVVNTDAIDIVASPQDFDDLLNQIRGLTKGTLYYTPLGD